In one window of Bacteroidota bacterium DNA:
- a CDS encoding Gfo/Idh/MocA family oxidoreductase has protein sequence MTPKSPKNTSGGLSRRDFIRNTATAAAAFTILPSYVISGLGHKVPSDRLNIAGVGVGGRGGSVVREASGENIVALCDVDWKYAGQLFSEFPDAKKYWDWRLMLDEMGKDIDAVIVGTPDHSHAIVSINAMKMGKHVYCEKPLTHSVWESRQMAEIAREYKVATQMGNQGNSGEGIRKVCEWIWDGSIGEISEVHCWTNRPIWPQGLERPAEVMIPPDTLNWDLFLGPAPVRPYNSIYHPWNWRGWWDFGTGALGDMACHIMDPVFMALKLKYPSKVQGSSTLLNTESAPVAEVVTYTFPARENLPAVGMPEVKVTWWDGGLLPPRPEELPEGEIMGRDESGGCLFIGTKGKIMCGCYGKNPFLLPLSMDEAYQRPAPTMRRVEEGHIKDWIRACKESPENRVETSSYFGYSGPLNEMVVMGVVAVRLQDLKRELLWDGENMRFTNISDTDEIRVVTSDKFAVIDGHPHFDTQRETMNAKQAAESYIKHTYREGWTM, from the coding sequence ATGACCCCAAAATCACCCAAAAACACTTCCGGTGGGCTGAGCCGCCGGGATTTCATCCGCAACACAGCGACTGCGGCTGCGGCGTTTACCATTCTTCCGAGTTATGTAATATCCGGTTTGGGACATAAAGTCCCGAGCGACAGGCTGAACATTGCCGGTGTCGGCGTGGGCGGCCGCGGTGGAAGCGTTGTCAGGGAAGCCAGTGGAGAAAACATTGTTGCCTTGTGTGATGTCGACTGGAAATATGCCGGCCAGCTTTTCTCTGAGTTCCCGGATGCAAAGAAATACTGGGACTGGCGTTTGATGCTCGATGAAATGGGAAAAGACATCGATGCGGTGATCGTCGGCACCCCGGATCACAGCCATGCCATCGTCTCCATCAATGCTATGAAGATGGGCAAGCATGTTTACTGCGAGAAGCCCCTGACCCATTCTGTTTGGGAATCAAGGCAGATGGCTGAGATTGCCCGTGAATACAAGGTAGCCACCCAGATGGGCAACCAGGGTAACTCAGGAGAGGGCATACGGAAGGTCTGCGAATGGATCTGGGACGGATCCATCGGCGAGATAAGCGAAGTACACTGCTGGACCAACCGTCCGATCTGGCCTCAGGGCCTGGAAAGACCTGCTGAAGTGATGATACCTCCCGACACCCTGAACTGGGATCTTTTCCTGGGGCCCGCTCCTGTCCGCCCATACAACTCCATTTACCATCCCTGGAACTGGAGGGGTTGGTGGGACTTTGGCACGGGAGCCTTAGGTGATATGGCCTGCCATATCATGGATCCAGTATTCATGGCGCTAAAGCTGAAATATCCATCCAAGGTACAGGGTTCCTCCACCCTGCTGAACACAGAATCTGCACCGGTAGCGGAGGTGGTAACCTACACTTTCCCTGCACGGGAAAACCTCCCCGCAGTTGGTATGCCGGAGGTAAAGGTGACATGGTGGGACGGTGGGCTCCTCCCTCCACGACCGGAAGAGCTTCCCGAAGGAGAGATCATGGGCAGGGATGAAAGCGGTGGTTGTCTTTTCATCGGAACCAAAGGAAAGATCATGTGCGGTTGTTACGGCAAAAACCCCTTCCTCCTACCCTTATCTATGGACGAAGCATATCAGCGCCCGGCCCCGACCATGCGCCGTGTGGAAGAAGGCCATATCAAGGACTGGATCAGGGCATGCAAGGAAAGCCCGGAAAACCGCGTCGAAACCAGCTCATACTTCGGATACTCCGGCCCGCTGAACGAAATGGTGGTTATGGGTGTGGTGGCAGTCAGGCTGCAGGATCTCAAACGGGAACTCCTGTGGGATGGCGAGAACATGCGCTTTACCAATATCTCCGATACCGATGAGATCCGTGTCGTCACTTCCGATAAGTTTGCCGTCATCGACGGACACCCGCATTTCGATACCCAACGGGAAACAATGAACGCGAAACAAGCCGCGGAAAGTTATATCAAACACACCTACCGTGAAGGCTGGACCATGTAA